The genomic window CTTCAAAAGTTGCTGAGACTGAAAAAATTAATCATTCTGTAACCAAAAGAGTAATGAATCTGAAGCTAGACTAGTTCTAGGATAATACATATAGTCTGTCAAGCACCTCACATTCCAAAGCGTAGCAAGTGAGGTAGAACCTACAAGAACTTGTGTTCCTCTAGCCTGGACTTTCTAGACTTTAAGAGTCATTTCCACAGCCCAGAAACACAGGAGTAGAACTTAATAGAAGAGGAGAGATATTATGTTAGAACTAAAGGAtacaaaagtcttttttttttttaatgaccttaAAGATGAAAGACTTGAGAGGACACTTTGGTGATTTTCATTTGCATAGATAAgtaaagatactttcttttcaATTATGGAATTTCCTTTACTAGCTCATCTCTCTCAAACTGGGACAGTGGAGTAAACTGAAAGAATAGCGTTCTGCTATTTCAGAAAGGTAGATTTAGAGCACAATTGTCCCTATTCAATAGATTCAAAGATGACACAGCATGCTCAACAATTTCCATCAGTCTTGAAATTTCCCTACAAACTAATTCAGGTAATCAGACTTCAAGGTCTGGATATATCTCTAATGGGGAGCCTAAACGGATAATGATGATGTATTTCACATCATTGACAGTAATTAATTCCCTAAATATATTAAAGATAGAGATCTCCCAAAATTTCTAACTTCAATGACTATTAACTGCCTTTATCAAATACGGATATGGCTtattatttgttcattatttttggtAACTAGTTCAAATTTCTcacaaaacaacagaaataatcTCTCCTCAAATCTTCTTGTACAGTACTATATCTTATAACAGTCCTTTGCCTCCTCTACCCCTTACCTCACACACCCCGTCTACTTATTTAGGCATGCCTGGggcaaataaaaatgtaaatcccTTGAGGGCTGAGGAGCAATTAAATTGTATCTCTATATTACTAGCAGCTAGCACAATGCCTTGAACACTGTAAATGCTTTATTGAACAAATGTAAAAGACACTACTAATAAAATCAACTTAGAATAACAGAAAAAGTTGGCAGGGTCCCGGCATCTAACAGATTTGCAGTATCTTTGGTTTTGGTCATAGtcaaaattttctaaatcatattttttctagATGCATTTGGGTCCTAAACCCTAATTCACAAAGTTCTTCCACTGTCTTTAAAAGCCATATAAATAATACAAGAGAAAAATAGCATTAGTATGATCACAAATTTTAAGAGTTGTAATGAACCTGAAATCGGAGTAGGTACCATCCCTAAATTAATAGAAAGCCTTCAATCAGTGAAGTTTGGAAAGATGAGTCCTAGTCCGAATCTTAACTCTGATGAGCACAACAGGTTTGCAATCACGAACTGATTCAACTAAAATACAACTCAGTATTTATCAAAAAAGCTGGACGTTTAAAAACTGTAAATTAGTAAAGAACCATTTTTTGAAAAACTTCTAACCGATATAAAAAGTTAAAATGCCTGCATGAAGAGAAATCTTAAGACCCAAGGGGCTTTCTGCCTGTTATTATATAGTTCGATATTTACCGAcagtagggaaaaaaaggatgTGTTTCATGAAGGGACCTGATCAGAAATATTTTGCCAAGGAAACAATGTTCTTATTCCACATTCCGGCCAaattccaagtctgagtgtctctGTGCTCTCTAACTTGCTACGGTAACAATACAAGGTTGGGCTGCCAGCAGCTCTTTCCAAGGCATCTGGAATCTTACTAGCCCCGCTGGCAGCTCAAGTTGGAGGTACTGCAACTGACACAAAGGCCAGTAGTACTACAGAGCTTTTTGTGAGTGTGGCTCCATCACTCATTGGAAAACCTAGAATGGAAGCTCATagctcccctcctctccctttccctaacCCCGCCTCCGATCCTGGGAGCCCCTCAGTGTGGAACAAAGCGAGGGGCCCCGGTGCTAGGGGGGAGAGAGGCGCCTGCAGCTCGAGGACAGCCGCCCAGCACACAATGAAAACCACCAACTTCGGAGAGCAGGAGCATCCAAATTGGCTAGAAAAAGGGGGCGGCGGCGGCGATAGGGACGTATAAGACACCCAAAGACCCGAGGCCTGGAGGGCCCCCTGTAAAAATCCCCTCcccaagggagaagagaaaaggcagagGAGATCCGAACCGCCCCCTGGCCCCGGAGGGAAGCTCCGCGGAcagcccagccccagcccccGCCCCCCCGAGGCCGGCTTCCCCGCCTTCTCTCAGTGTATCTGGTTCGCTGCCCTGGGCCGGGCGGCTGGTTACCTTGATGCGCTCCCGGCACTGGGAGGGGGTCCGTTCGTAGCCCAGCTCGGCCAGGGCCCGGGACACGCGCTCGTACATGGCTGGCCCGGGGGCCTTGCTGCCGAACACCGTGCCGGCTCCCTCCAGCTGCTGGTACCGCGCCTCCACCAGCCGCTCGTTGCCCCACACAGCGATCAGCGCGTTGGTCTCGGCTGGGGTCCACGACATGCCCCGGCAGGCGGCGGCGGCCGCAGCCGCGGCCCCACCGCCGCCGCCGGGGGAGAAGGAGACCGAG from Monodelphis domestica isolate mMonDom1 chromosome 4, mMonDom1.pri, whole genome shotgun sequence includes these protein-coding regions:
- the MSANTD2 gene encoding myb/SANT-like DNA-binding domain-containing protein 2 isoform X7, translating into MAAPCGSELPTDSPLKIPKMEVLSPASPGGLSDGNPSLSDPSTPSGASPLGPGSAAGSGAAAAGAGAGGLGLGARSAASSSVSFSPGGGGGAAAAAAAACRGMSWTPAETNALIAVWGNERLVEARYQQLEGAGTVFGSKAPGPAMYERVSRALAELGYERTPSQCRERIKSQQLLKTIS
- the MSANTD2 gene encoding myb/SANT-like DNA-binding domain-containing protein 2 isoform X6; translation: MAAPCGSELPTDSPLKIPKMEVLSPASPGGLSDGNPSLSDPSTPSGASPLGPGSAAGSGAAAAGAGAGGLGLGARSAASSSVSFSPGGGGGAAAAAAAACRGMSWTPAETNALIAVWGNERLVEARYQQLEGAGTVFGSKAPGPAMYERVSRALAELGYERTPSQCRERIKMKCLSQREH